GTCCGGTTGTGGTGTTGGTAAGGATGGTCAAGGCGGTTCCAGTGGAGCAGGGGGCAAGGTTACGCTCAAAATGATGCACCTGTGGCCAGAGGGAAGCTCGGCACAGCAAAGCAAGCTTGTAACTCAGATTATAGATCAATACCAAAAGGATCATCCGAATGTCGTCATTCAGCAGGAAGTGCTGGAAAATGAACAATACAAAAACAAACTCAAAGTGCTATCAGCTTCCAATGAATTGCCAGATATCGGTATCACCTGGGCAGCGGGCTTCATGGAGCCTTACGTTAAAGGCGGATTATTTACGCCGATGGATGACCTGCTGCAAGGTTCCAAGCTGAAGGACAAATTCGTACCGGGAACGACCGATGCCTATGCGCTGGATGGCAAAACGTATGCGCTTCCGATCGAATTGAACATAACACCCATTTATTACAACAAAGCCATATTCCAAAAATACAACTTGAAGGTACCTGCGACATTTGATGAATTTAAGCAGGTGGTGAAAACACTCGTAGATCATGGAGTTGCACCGATTGCATTGGGCAATAAAGATCGCTGGACGGGCTCGCTTTGGTACATGTATCTGGCAGACCGTATAGCAGGTAGCGAAACGCTGAAAAAAGCAATTGACGGCTCAGGATCGTTCGATGATCCTGGTTTAATTCAGGCGGCCTCCGAAATTCAGACGCTGGTGGATATGAATGCCTTTAACAAAGGATTTAACGGCTTGTCCAATGATGAAGGAAAATCCGAGTTTATGAACGACAAAGCGGCGATGTATTTGATGGCTACCTGGGAGCTGCCGAATTTTACGACTAATCCCGAAATTCCACAAGCGTTTAAAGATCAAATTGGCTTCTTTAAATTCCCGATGGTTGCAGGCGGCAAGGGCGACGAGAACAGCTGGGTAGGAGGTCCGGGAGTAGGCTTGTTCGTTTCGGAAAATTCCAAAGTGAAAGCAGAAGCCAAAGCATTCGTTGAATACTTCGTAGAAAAATGGGGAGAGCAATCGGTCACACAGGCAGGCGTTATTCCAGCGACAAAAGTGGATACCTCCAAAGAAAAATTGCCCAAGCTGTATGTCGATCTGCTGAATGGGCTGAACGAAGCCAGCAACATTACATTATTCGCTGATGTTCAGATGAAGCCGAATGCGGCACAGGTGCATTTGAATATGATTCAGGCGTTGTTTGGTAAAGCGGTGACACCGCAGCAATTTGCCGACCAGCATAAGGCTGCCATTGAGAAAGGAAATTGAAAATTGACCACCTAAGGAGGTCTGACCGTGGAAAAGGTCATGTCCAATAAGCTCGTCATTGCTCTCTATGTGTTGCCTTCCCTGCTGTTGTTATTCGCCGTGATTTATGTGCCCATCGTACTGACCGGCTATTACGGTCTGAATCAGTGGAATGGAATCGGCCCTATGACTTTCGTAGGGCTGGACAACTATCAACATCTGTTTACAGACGCGGCGTTTTGGCAAAGTGCCTGGCATTCGCTGCTGTTGGCCTTGTTTTCAGGTATCAGTCTGATCGGTTATCTGGTCGTTGCGATGATTTTGTCAGGAAAAATCAAGGGAGCGAACCTGCTGCGGAAAATTTATCTGATTCCCATGCTGCTGTCTTCTGTAGCGATCGCTCAATTGTGGCTCAAAATGTATCACCCGACCAACGGAGTGCTGAATTCTTTGCTGGCGTCAGTCGGAGTTCACAACCCACCCGAGTGGTTAGCTAATCCGTCTCTGGTGCTGCTTGCCTTGTTCATTCCGATTATTTGGCAATATGCAGGCTTTTATATCCTGATCTATTATGCCGGACTGAAAAACATTCCCGAAACGCTGATGGAGGCTGCCCGCATCGACGGAGCCAGTGCCTGGCAGATTGCAACTCGTATCAAATTACCTCTGCTGCGCGAGGTAATTAATGTGACGATCATATTGTCGATTGTCGGCTCGCTCAAATATTTTGACCTGATCTACGTCATGACGGACGGTGGGCCAAACGGAGCCAGTGAAGTGATGGCTTCGTACATGTACCACCAGGCGTTCCGCAGCTTCGATTTCGGATATGGTAGCGCTACAGCCTTTGCCTTGCTGCTCATCTGTCTGGTTGCTACGTGGGTGATTCGCAAGGTGACCGCTACTAGTGATACCATCCAGTATTCATAGGACACTCATGCAATTAGATCAGGAGTAACAGAGGACAGAAAGAGGGAGGAACGGATATGAAAACCCAGGCAGCCGCCAACTATCCGCTTGGAGTCGCTATCCGCGGCAAACTGTTAACTCGGGTCGGTTATGCCGCTTTGTATATACTGTTGATCATCTTGGCGGTGACGCAGCTTTTACCACTGGTATGGCTGATGCTTTTCTCGCTTAAAAATAATCAGGAAGTGTTTAACCTTCCACCGTTTGCATTTCCGTCCCAGCCGCATTGGGAAAACTATATGAATGTGTGGACCAGTGGCAATATCGGGCGGTATTTCTTCAATAGTGTATGGATTACGGTCATATCCGTGGCGTTGACCGTGCTGCTCGCAAGCTTTGTTACATTTGCCATTACACGTATGAGCTGGAAAGGAAGTCAGCTGGTCCTCGGGCTCTTTATGGTCGGACTCATGATTCCGGTCCATTCCACCTTGATCCCGCTGTTCAGTATGTTTCTCAAACTGCACTTAACAGACACTTCAGTGTCCATCATCCTGTCGTATGTCGCTTTTAATCTACCGACCACGATGATGATTTTGCTGGGCTTCTATTACGCCCTGCCCCGTGAAGTGGAAGAAGCGGCCGTTATGGACGGCTGCTCTGTCAACCGGATGTTCTTCCGGATTGTGCTGCCCATGACCACCCCCGTCATGGCAACGACGTCTATTATTAACATGATCTACAACTGGAATGAGTTTATTTTCGTCAATACGTTCATCAGCTCCGACGAAAATAAAACACTGACCGTCGGCGTTCAAAACTTTATCGGACAATATACGACCGACTGGGGCGCTATCGGAGCCACGTTGATGATCAGCATTTTGCCCATTTTGCTCGTGTTCCTCATTATGAGTGACCGGATTGTGGAAGGAATCGCAGCCGGGTCGGTTAAGGGGTAAAACAAATATTCCCTGATTAGAAGAGCACCCCCTAGTGTAGACATTAGAACGAACCTCTTGGTTTGTCCGATGAATGCTAGGGGGTGCATTTTTATGTGACTAGTTTGAGTTGAAGGAAAAAGAGGTGGAAAATTTATGAATTTAAGTTTTTTCAGAAAGTAAATGTTGAGCAAACATGTTGATATTTATGATGCCGACCAATTGCGTGAATCCATCAGACGTTATGGTGTGGTTGTCAACTCTGATAGGGAGGGATGAAGAGGTCTTATTATACTACTTATAAAACATTATGACCAATTTGATTGTAACATTTCGGTAGCGAATACTATTAAATTAAGTCTTTTTCTATATTTTTTCATCCATCTTCTGATTTAAATATTCAGCAATTTCTGTTTGTCCTCTTTCAATGGCAAATGCATAAGCATCCATATCTTTAATGTTGTCACCAGAGTATTTTGTAGATATATCTATATTATTCTCAACTAGCAATCTGACAATCTCAAAATGACCACCATATATTGCAGCGAACAGAGGATTTCTATCTGGCTCACTAGTATCAATCTCAGCATTCTGGTTAATGAGATATTCAGCAATATTTAAGTGCCCTTTTGTAGCTGCTCTTTCAAGGGCATTTGTAGAAAAAGTTCCACCCTGCGCATTAATATCTATCCCTGCATTAATTAGATATTCAATTATTTCTAAATGTCCATAAGCTGCTGCTACATGTAGCCATGTACCAAAGGGTGTCATCCATGTTAACATTTCTGGTTCTTTCTCAAGTAAATATCTTAACCTATCCAATTGGCCACTTTTTATAGCACCTCTAATGTCTTTCGCACTTTGAACTTTATCCATTTTAGTTTCTCCTTTGAATTTTATCTTCTAGAAGCAGCCTGTTTCCCAAGGTCTTCTAGTATTTCAATAATATCATCTAAGTCTGCGCCTGCCGCATCAACTCCCTTTAAGTTATTAACAACATTTTCCACAACATGGAAAATTATATTGTCAGGCACTGGGGAGGGAGCTTTTAAGAAACCGCCCGCCAGTCCATACACTAAAAAAGGCCACAATACGGGCGGTAGCTCACATTGTGGCGTGTTTACACAAAGTTATTGACAGACTCTGGGCCGACAGTCTACTATTCCTGAAAATGCCCAATTACTAATCATTCATCTTATTTTCATCTTCTAAAATAATAATCCTATAAGTTTTATCTTTGACAATTAGTTTATTACCAACTGAAATGTCAATATCATCAAACTTTGTACCTATAATGGTTTTCAGTTCATTCAGATCTGGTATTTCGTTAACAAATAAATATAGGTTATTGATTTTTAAACTTTCAATGTCAATATCCATTTCTATTTTAGATATATCTTGATCTTTACGTTCAACGTTTTTGACTCTACAAATAATTTTGTCTCCATTATCCATACCTGCCTTACCTTTACCAAACCGTCTTTCAAACTCTTCTTTCTCTTTTCGAGCAGTTTCTAATCCATAACGAGATATCAAATATCCTTGTACTATTTCATAACTCATGCTAAAAAGTGAAGAAAGCTCGTAGTAGTTTGGCAGTCCTTCTTTGAAAATATGAACCAATTCACATATAAGGTCATCAAAGTTACTCTCCTTTATGATTATCTCTAATTGACCCCTCTCGTCGTTCCCAAACCAATCAAACCCATTTGAATCTGTGTCTACAATCACTCCGGCAAAATAGGGTTTAGCATATAGGAACTTCCTTTCTTCACTATTATTTGTATACATTAAAACTACCTCCCATCAATTCAGCAAATTCTTTCATCCATGCCATATCTAGCGCCGCTTGATCTCTTTGCCTTAATAATTCTGCGTACTCAGGTTTAGTAAGTACATTCTGTTTT
This window of the Paenibacillus polymyxa genome carries:
- a CDS encoding extracellular solute-binding protein, producing MSNKYSVRKRSHRKWVAGLTLLLSFMLVLSGCGVGKDGQGGSSGAGGKVTLKMMHLWPEGSSAQQSKLVTQIIDQYQKDHPNVVIQQEVLENEQYKNKLKVLSASNELPDIGITWAAGFMEPYVKGGLFTPMDDLLQGSKLKDKFVPGTTDAYALDGKTYALPIELNITPIYYNKAIFQKYNLKVPATFDEFKQVVKTLVDHGVAPIALGNKDRWTGSLWYMYLADRIAGSETLKKAIDGSGSFDDPGLIQAASEIQTLVDMNAFNKGFNGLSNDEGKSEFMNDKAAMYLMATWELPNFTTNPEIPQAFKDQIGFFKFPMVAGGKGDENSWVGGPGVGLFVSENSKVKAEAKAFVEYFVEKWGEQSVTQAGVIPATKVDTSKEKLPKLYVDLLNGLNEASNITLFADVQMKPNAAQVHLNMIQALFGKAVTPQQFADQHKAAIEKGN
- a CDS encoding carbohydrate ABC transporter permease; translated protein: MEKVMSNKLVIALYVLPSLLLLFAVIYVPIVLTGYYGLNQWNGIGPMTFVGLDNYQHLFTDAAFWQSAWHSLLLALFSGISLIGYLVVAMILSGKIKGANLLRKIYLIPMLLSSVAIAQLWLKMYHPTNGVLNSLLASVGVHNPPEWLANPSLVLLALFIPIIWQYAGFYILIYYAGLKNIPETLMEAARIDGASAWQIATRIKLPLLREVINVTIILSIVGSLKYFDLIYVMTDGGPNGASEVMASYMYHQAFRSFDFGYGSATAFALLLICLVATWVIRKVTATSDTIQYS
- a CDS encoding carbohydrate ABC transporter permease codes for the protein MKTQAAANYPLGVAIRGKLLTRVGYAALYILLIILAVTQLLPLVWLMLFSLKNNQEVFNLPPFAFPSQPHWENYMNVWTSGNIGRYFFNSVWITVISVALTVLLASFVTFAITRMSWKGSQLVLGLFMVGLMIPVHSTLIPLFSMFLKLHLTDTSVSIILSYVAFNLPTTMMILLGFYYALPREVEEAAVMDGCSVNRMFFRIVLPMTTPVMATTSIINMIYNWNEFIFVNTFISSDENKTLTVGVQNFIGQYTTDWGAIGATLMISILPILLVFLIMSDRIVEGIAAGSVKG
- a CDS encoding ankyrin repeat domain-containing protein translates to MDKVQSAKDIRGAIKSGQLDRLRYLLEKEPEMLTWMTPFGTWLHVAAAYGHLEIIEYLINAGIDINAQGGTFSTNALERAATKGHLNIAEYLINQNAEIDTSEPDRNPLFAAIYGGHFEIVRLLVENNIDISTKYSGDNIKDMDAYAFAIERGQTEIAEYLNQKMDEKI